Sequence from the Aquipuribacter hungaricus genome:
CTCGCCCGCACCAAGGGGGAGGCCGGCGGCTTCCTGCTCGTCAACTTCGGCTGGGGCCTGGCGGTGTTCGCCGGGGTCTACGCCGGCTACAAGTCCGGGGCGCACCTCAACCCGGCGGTCACCCTCGGCCTGCTGGCGAACGGGGTCGAGGAGTACGGCCCCGACATCCCCGTGACGGTCGGCACCACGCTCGTCTACATCGTCGCCCAGCTCCTCGGCGGCATCCTCGGCGCGACGCTGTGCTGGCTCGCCTACCGCCAGCACTTCGACGCGACCGACGACGCCGGCTCGCAGCTGGCCGTGTTCTCCACGGCGCCGGCGATCCGCCACCCGGTGTGGAACGTGGTGACCGAGGTCATCGGCACCTTCGTCCTCGTGTTCGTCATCATCATGTTCGGCAACACCCCGTCGGAGGTGGGGCCGCTCGCGGTGGCCCTGCTGGTCGTCGGCATCGGCGCCTCGCTCGGCGGGCCCACCGGCTACGCCATTAACCCCGCCCGCGACCTCGGCCCGCGCATCGCCCACGCGCTGCTCCCGATGCGCGGCAAGGGGCCCAGCGACTGGGGCTATGCCTGGGTCCCGGTCGTCGGCCCCGTCATCGGCGGCGTCCTCGCGGGGCTGGCGGCGGCCGCCTACGCCTGAGCCGACCGCCCGCGGGCCGGGGACCGGCACGAGCACGACCAGCACCACCACCAGGACCAGCACCGTCAGCACGCACCCACGATGGAGAGGGACAGACCAATGGCAGATTTCGTCGGCGCAGTCGACCAGGGGACCACGAGCTCACGCTTCATGATCTTCGACCACGAGGGCAACGAGCGCGGCAAGTACCAGCTCGAGCACGAGCAGATCCTCCCGCAGGCGGGCTGGGTGGAGCACAACCCCGTGGAGATCTGGGAGCGCACCAGCTCGGTCATCAAGACCGCCCTGGGCCGGGCGGGGCTGCAGAGCAGCGACCTCGCCGCCCTCGGCATCACCAACCAGCGCGAGACCGCCGTGGTGTGGGACCGGACGACCGGCCGCCCGTACTACAACGCCATCGTCTGGCAGGACACCCGCACCGACCGGATCGCCAGCAAGCTCGACCGCGAGGGCAAGGGCGACGTCATCCGGCGCAAGGCCGGCATCCCGCCCGCCACGTACTTCTCGGCCGGCAAGGTGCAGTGGATCCTCGAGAACGTCGACGGGGTCCGGGCCGCGGCCGAGCGCGGCGACGCGGTCTTCGGCAACACCGACTCGTGGCTGCTGTGGAACCTCACGGGCGGGACCGACGGGGGCGTCCACGTCACCGACCCCACCAACGCCTCGCGCACCATGCTCATGGACCTGGAGACGCTGGACTGGGACGACGAGCTCCTGTCGTTCTTCGACATCCCCCGCCAGATGCTGCCGGAGATCAAGCCCTCGTCCTGCCCGACGGGCTACGGCACCACCCTGCGCACCGGCCCCCTGGCGGGCGAGGTGCTGCTCACCGGCGACCTGGGCGACCAGCAGGCCGCCATGGTCGGGCAGGTCTGCCTGGCCCCCGGCGAGGCCAAGAACACCTACGGCACCGGCAACTTCATGCTCCTCAACACCGGCGAGGAGCTGGTGCGGTCGGAGTCCGGGCTGCTCACGACCGTCTGCTACCAGTTCGGCGACGCGAAGCCGGTGTACGCCCTGGAGGGGTCGATCGCCGTCACCGGGTCCGCCGTGCAGTGGCTGCGGGACCAGCTGGGCATCATCTCCGGCGCCGCGCAGTCCGAGGCGCTGGCCCGGCAGGTGCCCGACTCCGGCGGCGTGTACTTCGTGCCGGCCTTCTCCGGGCTCTTCGCGCCGTACTGGCGCTCCGACGCGCGCGGCGCGATCGTCGGTCTGTCGCGGTTCAACACCAACGCCCACCTGGCGCGGGCCACCCTCGAGGCCATCTGCTACCAGTCCAAGGACGTCGTCGACGCGATGGAGAAGGACTCGGGCGTGCACCTGGAGGTCCTCAAGGTCGACGGCGGCGTGACCGCCAACGACCTCTGCATGCAGATCCAGGCCGACGTGCTCGGCGTCGAGGTGTCCAAGCCCGTCGTGGCCGAGACGACCGCCCTCGGCGCCGCCTACGCCGCGGGCCTGGCGGTCGGGTTCTGGAAGGACACCGACGAGCTGCGCCAGAACTGGAACGAGGACCGGCGCTGGAGCCCCGCCTGGGACGACACCCAGCGCTCCGAGGGCCACGCGCAGTGGAAGAAGGCCGTCGACCGCACCCTGGACTGGGTGGACGTCGAGTGACGCGCACCGCCTGAGCAGCACCGCCCGACCGCACCGCCGGTCCCACGCCCCGGCCGGCCGGGCGCGACCCCCCGCGGGCCGCGCCCGGCCGACCGGGCGGACAATGGACGAACCTCCCACCGCACCTGGAGACGCGCATGACGACCACGACCCCGCCCCCCGTCGAGATGATCGGCCGCGAGCTGTCGCACCGCGGCCGGCTCGGGCCCGCCGACCGCGAGCACGCCCTCGCGGCGGTCCAGCAGGACGAGCTGGACGTGGTGGTGGTCGGCGGCGGCGTCGTCGGCACCGGTGCCGCGCTCGACGCGGCCACCCGCGGCCTGACCGTCGCGCTCATCGAGGCCCGCGACTTCGCCTCGGGCACGTCCAGCCGCTCGAGCAAGCTCGTCCACGGCGGGCTGCGCTACCTGGAGATGCTCGACTTCGCCCTGGTGCGGGAGGCGCTGCGGGAGCGCGGTCTCATCCTCACCCGGCTCGCCCCGCACCTGTGCCGGCCGGTGCCGTTCCTCTACCCGCTGCAGCACCGGGTGTGGGAGCGGGCGTACATCGGCTCCGGGATCATGCTGTACGACCTGATGAGCCTGGGCGGCGGGCACTCCACCGGCGTCCCGTTCCACAAGCACCTCACCCGCAAGCAGGTGCTCCGCCAGGTCCCGTCGCTCAAGAAGGACGCGATGGTCGGGGCGATCCAGTACTACGACGCCCAGATCGACGACGCCCGGCACACCATGGGCCTGGCCCGCACGGCCGCCGCGTACGGCGCCCACGTCATCAGCCGCACCCGCGTCACCGGCTTCCTCCGCGAGGGCGAGCGCGTCGTCGGCGTCGTGGCCGAGGACCTGGAGACCGGCCAGGAGGTGCACGTCCGGGCCAAGCAGGTCATCAACGCCACCGGCGTGTGGACCGACGACACCCAGGAGATGGTGGGCGGCCGCGGGCAGTTCAAGGTCCGCGCCAGCAAGGGCATGCACCTGGTCGTGCCCAAGGACCGGATCCAGTCCGCCACCGGGATGATCCTGCGGACCGAGAAGTCCGTCCTCTTCGTCATCCCGTGGGGCCGGCACTGGATCATCGGCACCACCGACACCGACTGGACCCTCGACAAGGCCCACCCCGCCGCGTCGAGCAAGGACATCCAGTACCTGCTCGACCACGTCAACGCCGTGCTCGAGCGGCCGCTGACGCACGAGGACGTCGAGGGCGTCTACGCCGGGCTCCGCCCGCTGCTGAGCGGGGAGTCCGACTCCACGTCCAAGCTGTCGCGCGAGCACGTCGTGGGCCACCCCGTGCCGGGCCTGGTCGTGGTCGCCGGCGGGAAGTACACGACCTACCGAGTGATGGCGCGCGACGCCGTCGACGAGGCCGTGCGCTCGCTGCCGTTCCGGGTGCCCGACTCGTGCACGGAGAAGATCCCCATGGTGGGCGCCAGCGGCTGGGAGGCGGCCTGGAACTCCCGCGTCCGCACCGCCGAGCGCTCGGGCCTGCACGTGGCGC
This genomic interval carries:
- a CDS encoding MIP/aquaporin family protein: MDGTLGTVFVSELVGTTFLLLLGCGVVANVALARTKGEAGGFLLVNFGWGLAVFAGVYAGYKSGAHLNPAVTLGLLANGVEEYGPDIPVTVGTTLVYIVAQLLGGILGATLCWLAYRQHFDATDDAGSQLAVFSTAPAIRHPVWNVVTEVIGTFVLVFVIIMFGNTPSEVGPLAVALLVVGIGASLGGPTGYAINPARDLGPRIAHALLPMRGKGPSDWGYAWVPVVGPVIGGVLAGLAAAAYA
- the glpK gene encoding glycerol kinase GlpK; the encoded protein is MADFVGAVDQGTTSSRFMIFDHEGNERGKYQLEHEQILPQAGWVEHNPVEIWERTSSVIKTALGRAGLQSSDLAALGITNQRETAVVWDRTTGRPYYNAIVWQDTRTDRIASKLDREGKGDVIRRKAGIPPATYFSAGKVQWILENVDGVRAAAERGDAVFGNTDSWLLWNLTGGTDGGVHVTDPTNASRTMLMDLETLDWDDELLSFFDIPRQMLPEIKPSSCPTGYGTTLRTGPLAGEVLLTGDLGDQQAAMVGQVCLAPGEAKNTYGTGNFMLLNTGEELVRSESGLLTTVCYQFGDAKPVYALEGSIAVTGSAVQWLRDQLGIISGAAQSEALARQVPDSGGVYFVPAFSGLFAPYWRSDARGAIVGLSRFNTNAHLARATLEAICYQSKDVVDAMEKDSGVHLEVLKVDGGVTANDLCMQIQADVLGVEVSKPVVAETTALGAAYAAGLAVGFWKDTDELRQNWNEDRRWSPAWDDTQRSEGHAQWKKAVDRTLDWVDVE
- a CDS encoding glycerol-3-phosphate dehydrogenase/oxidase, producing MTTTTPPPVEMIGRELSHRGRLGPADREHALAAVQQDELDVVVVGGGVVGTGAALDAATRGLTVALIEARDFASGTSSRSSKLVHGGLRYLEMLDFALVREALRERGLILTRLAPHLCRPVPFLYPLQHRVWERAYIGSGIMLYDLMSLGGGHSTGVPFHKHLTRKQVLRQVPSLKKDAMVGAIQYYDAQIDDARHTMGLARTAAAYGAHVISRTRVTGFLREGERVVGVVAEDLETGQEVHVRAKQVINATGVWTDDTQEMVGGRGQFKVRASKGMHLVVPKDRIQSATGMILRTEKSVLFVIPWGRHWIIGTTDTDWTLDKAHPAASSKDIQYLLDHVNAVLERPLTHEDVEGVYAGLRPLLSGESDSTSKLSREHVVGHPVPGLVVVAGGKYTTYRVMARDAVDEAVRSLPFRVPDSCTEKIPMVGASGWEAAWNSRVRTAERSGLHVARVEHLLRRYGTDTDDVVAIVAGDASLGEPLPGAEDHLRAEVVYACSHEGARHLEDVLARRTRISIETFDRGVGAARPAAELMATVLGWGPDQVDREVENYLARVAAERESQEQPDDETADAVRLGAPEVVPIR